ACATATACATTCGCTGAAAACGTACCAGCCCCTAAAAACAATATTTTCAACCAGCTCACAGTTGGCGGTCTCACTGCGCTCACGGCGAACGGAATTGATAAGGATGCCTTTTTACGTGTTTATAGTGGTGGTGTCATCGTGCCAAATGGTGGCGAAACCGACTTAGCGATGGCTAAAATATTTGTTTCTAAAATTAATAATGCCACGCAGAATTACTTCACGGATCGTACAAACGGTTACGTCGGCAAACCCGGTGGACCGGTTTGGTACATTCAAGCGGCCGTGCAATATAACTACGTTGACCGCCATGGTAAAGCAATCGCCAATCCGTATAACGATAACCGTCCTGGTGTCGTTCGTATCGGGGATGTCCTGAACAGTACCGATTCAAATATCCAGTACACCCAAGTTGGACCAGCATCTGTTAATGGTTATACGTTAGATCCAGATGCCACTACAAAAACTGGATTCGACGCTGACACGAACGTGATTAACCATCTCGATGCCAAACCAACAATCACTTATGTTTACGACAAGGACAACGCAGCCTCTGGTTCGGTCACTTATAAATATATCGACCAAGATGACAATGTTATCGAAGTTGATAGTAAAGGCAACCCAATCACGCCATTCACTGATACAGGATATGAAGGCGATGCTTATGATAAAAATGCCGCGGTTCCTGATATCGATGGCTATGGTAAGCCTGAATGGGTTTCCGGCGATGAAACTGGTTTAATTTCGGATGGCGACGTCACTATCGTTTACCGCTACCACGCAAAGGCCGCACCTTTCACGATTTACCGCGTTGATACTGATGATAATCCACTTGCTGACCCAGAAGTAGTTACGGATGCTTATGTCGATGACATCCTCGATTTAGGTCAGAAACAACGCACATTTAGCGGTTACACATTTATCGAACTTTACGGTAGTGCGCCCGTTATTTCAAAGGCGATGACGGATTTCACGTGGCAAAATGCCCATGATTTAATCGGTACCCAAATGACAATCAAAGCTAATGCTGGTCGCAACTACAAGTTCGTGTACGGCAAAGCTACGACACCAAATCCGGATACGGACACAAACACTAATACACCAAGTGGTACGACGCCAAGCAAGCCAAGCAGTACCACACCTGACAAAACACCTACAGCCACCACAAAGCCCAAGCCAGCAACACCTGACAAACTGCCAATCTCTGGTGGCGGGACTAGTGGAACAGGCACTGGTACTAGCAGTGGCAGTAACTCTGGTACAACTAGCGGTAACACCCACACCGGTACGACAACCACAACTAACGGAAACAATGTACAATCGGCAACAACTACCCCAGCTGGTACCTTGCCGAAGTCAGGTAGCATCGTTAACCGTTTACTACCCGCAATTGGCGCGGCAATTCTCGCTAGCTTAGTCGGACTGTTCGCCTTTGCTAAAAAACGTAAATCATAATAAGGAGCTCAACTGAATGAAGAAGGAAACGAAACAACACTATAAAATGTACAAAAGCGGCAAGCAATGGGTCTACGCTGGCCTTGCAACTATCACCCTAATCGGTGGTATGGGATCAACTCCCCTCGTCTTAGCTGATGAATTGGTTTCAGAAAAAACTGAAGCAACCTCTAAAAACGCCGACGCCGATGAGAAAGACGCTAAGGCTGACGATAAAGAAGCTGACGACACCGATAAAACAGATACTCCGGTTGTCGCAACCCCAGATCCATTGCCTGCAGTTGATTTAACTCCAGGTCCGGATGAAACTCCTGAAACTGCAGCTCCGGCTCCTGAAAAGAGCGCTGAAACTAGTAAAGTGAATTCTGAAAATTCAGATCCAAAAACTGAAAAAACGGATGCAAAAGCTGATAACAAAGATTCAAAAACCGATAATAAAGACGTTGCTGTTGTATCTGAAAAAAGCACAAAAAACAAGAACTCTCGTGCAGGTACAACCGCTTATTCATTCGGATTAGCTGATTTCACACTTGATGCTACTAGCACAATAATTAACGGATTAAGCACACAAGGAAAAAACAAAGTGACCGATACCAATTGGGATGGAAAATTAACTTTCTCAAGTGAATTATCAGGTATCACGACCTTTGCTTCTAATATGTTCGGTGGTTATAGTAACGCATATAACAATAATATCGTCTCCGTTGATTTTTCTGGGCTAACCGGCTTGATTACCATTCCAGCTTCAGCATTCTACTATTCTGAAAATTTAACAACAGTAACCATTTCTAATTTACAGAATTTAACTGCTATCGGAACAGCTACTGGTACCGGTGCCTTCTCAAGCTGCGGCTTATTGACCACTGTTAATTTGGTAAACTTACCCAATTTAACCGCTTTCCCCACTGATTTTTCATACACTAATTTAACCACGGTCAACGTTGACCGCTTACCTGGAGTAACCTCGATTCCAAGTGCCGCATTTCAAGCCTGTACTACACTTAAAAATATTAATATCAATGCATTAACCAATTTGCAATCAATTGGGGATAATGCCTTCAACGGTACCGCAATAACCGACGTTAATTTGAGCAACTTAACTCACTTAACCACTATCGGTATGCAAGCTTTTGCCAGTATTTCAGCTATGCAAACACTTTCTTTAGCTGATTTACCAGCATTAACTTCAATTGGTAGTTATGCATTCAATTTTGCCACTAATTTGAACAGTATAACTGTAGGTAATCTGAATTCCAGTTTAACAATTGGGGCATCTGCTTTTGGGTCTGCTAAAAAAGGTGGCGCTGTGGTGCCCGCTAATGGAGCTAGCGACTTAGCTTCAGCGATTACAATTAGAGATAATATCAATACAAATCCGAACTATAACATTCGCGCTAACGCTTGGTATATTCCAGCCCAAGTAACATATAATTTCATCGGACCAGATGGCCAGATTGCATCCCCTGTTACAAAAACTACCGGTGATGATGGTCTTCCAATTCGCGTGGGTGATGTTCGGAATGGTTCAGCAACTGCACCATATGTAAAATACACTGTTGCGAGTGCTGATTCACTTATCGGCTCACAAGCCAACTACACTAACCCAACCATCAAGGATGGTAGTGGTACTGGAACGATTAATGCACTTACTGCGGAAATCAATTACGAATATGACTGGGCGCAAGCGGCATCATTTTTAGTTAATTATGTAGATATTCACGGGAACCCAATTCCTGGGATTGAGCCACAGCTAATTAGCGGGACGGTTAATCAATTATTAGATATAGAACAGATACCATCCACTGATCCTCGGCTTGCAAACTACGACCAAAAAGCAATTCGGGTAAGCACTGACAACCGCGGTGTTTGGGCACCAATTGATGCAATCCCAGGGGATGGCTACACTTTAGGCGATAATGCGGGACACAATTATCAATTCGTATATGCCGAAAAGAGTACTGTAACTAAAATGTATATTGACGAAGCCGGTAACCACATTACACTTGCTGATGGGTTCGACCATACTACACTCACTGTCGATGATGGCGATACTTATGATTTTACTAATGATGATGTGCCCAATATTCCCGGTTATGGTGATGGTAAATTTGTCCAAATTGATGGTGGTTCACCTTTAGTTGGTGACGTTACTGAAGATGCAAAAATTGTGTACTATCAATACCAAACTGAAGCTAAGCCCGGCATGCTTTATCGGGTTGATACTGACGGTAATCCACTGGTGGATGCAAATAATAACACCATTGATCCCGAACAATTCGGTACTGGTACTGATGGCGATCATTACATCAGTGATAGCTTAACTTTAGCTGCGACGGTATTTGATGGGTACCGGTACAATAACGAAATCTGGTACACCGATGATGATCCAACTGATTCTAATGCAAATTGGCAACGTGATGAGACGGATGACCCATCTGATTTACCAACAACCCTTGGTGATAACAATGGGCGGAGCTACAAATTCGTTTATGCAGCAGCCACTTCTGTATCGCACAAGTATGTCGACCAATCTGGTAACGAAATCACCGTTGGCACCGATGGAACAGCCGTTGATCCATTCATAATTAATGGTTACGTCGGGGATTCTTATACTGCCCATGCCGCACCAACCATTGCTGGTTACGGTGATCCGACATTAAAATCTGGCGATGCTCAAGGTACGATGACTTCTGGCAATCAACAGGTCATTGTTTACGAATACCGGACAGACGCCGAACCAGTAACTATTTACCGTGTAGATACTGATGGTAATGATCTTGGTTCAGAAACTTTATCTGGGCACTACACTGATGAAGATTTAAGCTTAGTGCCTAAATCAATTGTCGGATATGACTTCACGAACCTCTTTGCTAGCGGTCTAACTGCGACTCGTGCCGTACCAGACCTCAACTGGCAAGCCGCGGATGCTTTAGCTAATACTAGCTTAAAATATGGTGATAATGCTGGTCGTAGTTACAAGTTTGTTTATACAAAAAAGGTAGCTACGTCAACTCCTGATAGCAATCAGCAAACGACTAAACCTAGCACAACAACACCAACGACTAAACCTGGCACAACAGCGCCAACGACTAAGCCTACAACCGGTCCTAAAACACCTAGTGCTTTACCTGTTTCGGGTGGTGGTACTAAAACACCTGGTACAACTGGTACAACTGGTACAACTGGTACAACTGGTACAACTGGTACAACTGGTACAACTGGTACCAACACTACGAATACTAATTACGTAAACAACCCAACTACAACTACGACACCAAGTGGTACATTACCAAAATCCGGTAGCATTGCTAACCGCTTGCTCCCAGCTATTGGAGCCACACTGCTCGCTAGTTTAATTGGATTACTCGCTTTCATTAAGCGTCGTAAATCGTAATTAAATATTACTATCAAAGAGAAGCGTGGCAATAAGCGTATTAAAACCTTGCATTAAGTGAGTTATATCCATCGTTTTAGCCTTTTGCCGCAGTTTAATAGGCCTGATTTCCACCTTATAACGGGTAGGAATCAGGCCTATTTTTTGCTAATTAGTTATTTTCTAACCACTTTTGCGTATTCCATTTTTCCTGCATATTTCACATAGCCTTTAACTTATTCTGTCACAATTTAATGATTTGTCTATTTAATCTACGTTATTCCACACATCCAAGAACACGTAAATCACAAATTCGATATTTTCTAATGTGCCTCACATAGTTCCTTCGTATTCAATCGGTACACTTAATATTGCAATTATTATAATAACGGACAAGGAGTTCAACTGAATGAAGAAAGAAACGAAA
This is a stretch of genomic DNA from Periweissella cryptocerci. It encodes these proteins:
- a CDS encoding leucine-rich repeat protein produces the protein MKKETEQHYKMYKSGKQWVYAGLATITLVSGMGATPVVLADSIVATQTEATAKDAEDDKKTDADEPVVAVPDALPTVDLTPAPVQAEAKPTAEATPVTPEKTVTNAPEIDATNKKSKDTNKSGTPKNDVDTEKNVSKSKDTRAGYQLTAADFRVSGTTITGFADSFLNNSDKFNNWDGNLIFPEGLTNITDFSYLAFGQDGGRPNNGYNKIITVDFSNLTGLTAIGAPNSGNYGSVFLDCPNLTTVKLANLPSLTTVGRYAFAYCPNLTTVEFTNLPVLNDIALYAFVNGFSLNNITFNNVPNLTTIGESSFDNCWALTSINLNVLPSLTTIGANAFANNSLASLTLQGLQNLTTIAPQAFSNGNMTTLSLIDLPALTTIGSGAFNDNYYDPTYTFAENVPAPKNNIFNQLTVGGLTALTANGIDKDAFLRVYSGGVIVPNGGETDLAMAKIFVSKINNATQNYFTDRTNGYVGKPGGPVWYIQAAVQYNYVDRHGKAIANPYNDNRPGVVRIGDVLNSTDSNIQYTQVGPASVNGYTLDPDATTKTGFDADTNVINHLDAKPTITYVYDKDNAASGSVTYKYIDQDDNVIEVDSKGNPITPFTDTGYEGDAYDKNAAVPDIDGYGKPEWVSGDETGLISDGDVTIVYRYHAKAAPFTIYRVDTDDNPLADPEVVTDAYVDDILDLGQKQRTFSGYTFIELYGSAPVISKAMTDFTWQNAHDLIGTQMTIKANAGRNYKFVYGKATTPNPDTDTNTNTPSGTTPSKPSSTTPDKTPTATTKPKPATPDKLPISGGGTSGTGTGTSSGSNSGTTSGNTHTGTTTTTNGNNVQSATTTPAGTLPKSGSIVNRLLPAIGAAILASLVGLFAFAKKRKS
- a CDS encoding leucine-rich repeat protein, with product MKKETKQHYKMYKSGKQWVYAGLATITLIGGMGSTPLVLADELVSEKTEATSKNADADEKDAKADDKEADDTDKTDTPVVATPDPLPAVDLTPGPDETPETAAPAPEKSAETSKVNSENSDPKTEKTDAKADNKDSKTDNKDVAVVSEKSTKNKNSRAGTTAYSFGLADFTLDATSTIINGLSTQGKNKVTDTNWDGKLTFSSELSGITTFASNMFGGYSNAYNNNIVSVDFSGLTGLITIPASAFYYSENLTTVTISNLQNLTAIGTATGTGAFSSCGLLTTVNLVNLPNLTAFPTDFSYTNLTTVNVDRLPGVTSIPSAAFQACTTLKNININALTNLQSIGDNAFNGTAITDVNLSNLTHLTTIGMQAFASISAMQTLSLADLPALTSIGSYAFNFATNLNSITVGNLNSSLTIGASAFGSAKKGGAVVPANGASDLASAITIRDNINTNPNYNIRANAWYIPAQVTYNFIGPDGQIASPVTKTTGDDGLPIRVGDVRNGSATAPYVKYTVASADSLIGSQANYTNPTIKDGSGTGTINALTAEINYEYDWAQAASFLVNYVDIHGNPIPGIEPQLISGTVNQLLDIEQIPSTDPRLANYDQKAIRVSTDNRGVWAPIDAIPGDGYTLGDNAGHNYQFVYAEKSTVTKMYIDEAGNHITLADGFDHTTLTVDDGDTYDFTNDDVPNIPGYGDGKFVQIDGGSPLVGDVTEDAKIVYYQYQTEAKPGMLYRVDTDGNPLVDANNNTIDPEQFGTGTDGDHYISDSLTLAATVFDGYRYNNEIWYTDDDPTDSNANWQRDETDDPSDLPTTLGDNNGRSYKFVYAAATSVSHKYVDQSGNEITVGTDGTAVDPFIINGYVGDSYTAHAAPTIAGYGDPTLKSGDAQGTMTSGNQQVIVYEYRTDAEPVTIYRVDTDGNDLGSETLSGHYTDEDLSLVPKSIVGYDFTNLFASGLTATRAVPDLNWQAADALANTSLKYGDNAGRSYKFVYTKKVATSTPDSNQQTTKPSTTTPTTKPGTTAPTTKPTTGPKTPSALPVSGGGTKTPGTTGTTGTTGTTGTTGTTGTTGTNTTNTNYVNNPTTTTTPSGTLPKSGSIANRLLPAIGATLLASLIGLLAFIKRRKS